From Bufo gargarizans isolate SCDJY-AF-19 chromosome 10, ASM1485885v1, whole genome shotgun sequence, the proteins below share one genomic window:
- the B3GNT9 gene encoding UDP-GlcNAc:betaGal beta-1,3-N-acetylglucosaminyltransferase 9 codes for MKVRLKGEVFCTLFLLIALCTLLYTLLRPTQKIYPAKPKKSKVPLQTVKPKTFLASEDSLSKAKILSVEYNAQATSEEDKPTTSSVVTVPPFDFQQYLRNKDYRNFTLLINQPNKCNKPSGDSFLLIAVKSIVEDFDRRESVRKTWGREALINGVRVRRVFLLGIPRNKTSVSVWESLMQQESHYYKDILLWDFLDTFFNLTLKEIHFLSWAEEYCGNVKFIFKGDADVFVNVENLVNFLQAQDPSEDLFVGDIINNAKPIRSKKSKYYIPETMYGLGMYPAYAGGGGFLMSGVTMKKLSKSCKEVELFPIDDVFLGMCLQRINLTPMLHAGFKTFGIAKPSAAPNLQTFDPCFYRDLMVVHSLKAAEIWLMWNLLHSQQPPCSQRQRIKKLFHWKRKKAKLPIKAITS; via the coding sequence ATGAAAGTAAGACTAAAGGGAGAGGTCTTTTGCACCTTATTCCTGCTGATTGCTCTCTGCACTTTACTTTATACTTTGTTGAGACCAACACAAAAAATCTATCCAGCCAAGCCTAAGAAATCAAAGGTTCCATTGCAGACTGTAAAGCCAAAGACTTTTTTGGCATCTGAGGATAGCCTGAGTAAAGCCAAAATACTTTCGGTTGAGTACAATGCCCAGGCAACCAGTGAAGAAGATAAGCCTACCACATCTTCTGTGGTGACTGTGCCACCTTTTGACTTTCAACAGTATCTTAGGAACAAAGATTACCGAAACTTTACCCTACTGATAAATCAGCCAAACAAATGTAACAAGCCATCAGGTGATTCCTTCCTTCTCATTGCTGTGAAATCCATTGTGGAAGATTTTGATCGACGTGAAAGTGTCCGCAAGACTTGGGGAAGAGAAGCTCTCATCAATGGAGTAAGGGTACGAAGAGTTTTCCTTTTGGGGATTCCTAGGAATAAAACGTCAGTGTCTGTGTGGGAATCCCTCATGCAACAAGAAAGTCATTACTACAAAGATATTTTACTATGGGATTTTCTTGATACTTTCTTCAATTTAACCTTGAAAGAGATCCACTTCCTTAGCTGGGCAGAGGAGTATTGTGGCAATGTCAAATTTATATTCAAGGGTGATGCTGATGTGTTTGTCAACGTAGAGAACCTTGTTAATTTCCTGCAGGCTCAGGACCCCTCTGAAGACTTATTTGTCGGGGACATTATAAACAATGCTAAGCCAATAAGATCAAAGAAAAGCAAATATTACATACCAGAGACAATGTACGGGTTAGGAATGTATCCAGCATATGCTGGTGGAGGAGGATTCTTAATGTCAGGTGTCACAATGAAAAAATTGTCCAAGTCCTGCAAGGAAGTAGAACTTTTCCCTATAGATGATGTGTTTCTAGGCATGTGCTTGCAAAGGATTAATCTCACACCGATGCTTCATGCTGGGTTTAAAACATTTGGTATTGCAAAACCCTCAGCTGCTCCCAATTTACAGACATTTGATCCCTGCTTCTATCGGGATTTAATGGTGGTGCACAGCCTGAAGGCGGCAGAGATATGGTTGATGTGGAATCTTCTCCATAGCCAACAACCACCATGTTCTCAAAGGCAGAGGATAAAGAAACTTTTCCACTGGAAAAGAAAGAAGGCAAAACTACCAATCAAAGCAATAACTAGCTGA